The following are encoded together in the Oncorhynchus clarkii lewisi isolate Uvic-CL-2024 chromosome 25, UVic_Ocla_1.0, whole genome shotgun sequence genome:
- the LOC139384212 gene encoding mRNA decay activator protein ZFP36L1-like → MTTAVVSPFYDFSEVMNKNDKMLNYNNNLLSAPHHLISTNIPMSITNPTGALLDRKAVGTPSLGCGLSVYKRRHSVTLPNHDPSSKFNQNQFLNSLKTIDHSSCSITSRFIGSGSSSKENRMRDRSFSETGERLLHQCLGPASPTSLGAQSQQQSQVNSSRYKTELCRPFEENGACKYGDKCQFAHGFHELRSLSRHPKYKTELCRTFHTIGFCPYGPRCHFIHNAEERRGPPPSPSSCSSYSPLSNKLERPRLQHSYSFAGFPSSGGLRGGDSPTSVTPPPMFSPDDMPEWPSSNLFTYSSQELANLFGPSLGSGGPVGTDPKAPAPPSQNNTPYFFRPMSESPTQMFASPSSPPQDSLSDQDGYQSSSGGSLSGSESPSLDANRRLPIFSRLSVSDD, encoded by the exons ATGACCACCGCAGTGGTTTCGCCTTTCTACGACTTCAGCGAAGTAATGAACAAG AACGACAAGATGCTGAATTACAACAACAACTTACTGAGTGCCCCCCATCATCTGATATCCACCAACATCCCCATGTCTATCACCAACCCCACCGGAGCCCTGCTGGACAGGAAGGCTGTGGGGACCCCCTCGCTGGGCTGCGGGCTGTCAGTCTACAAGAGACGCCACTCTGTCACCCTCCCCAACCATGACCCCAGCTCCAAGTTCAACCAGAACCAGTTCCTTAACAGCCTGAAGACCATAGACCACTCCTCCTGCTCCATCACCTCGCGTTTTATTGGAAGTGGTAGCAGCAGCAAGGAGAATCGCATGAGGGACCGCTCTTTCTCCGAGACGGGTGAGCGGCTCCTACACCAGTGCCTGGGGCCTGCTAGTCCTACCAGCCTAGGAGCCCAGAGCCAGCAGCAGAGCCAGGTCAACTCCAGTCGCTACAAGACGGAGCTGTGCCGGCCGTTTGAGGAGAACGGAGCCTGTAAGTACGGCGACAAGTGTCAGTTCGCCCATGGCTTCCACGAGCTGCGTTCTCTCAGCCGCCACCCTAAATACAAGACAGAGCTGTGTCGTACCTTCCACACAATCGGATTCTGCCCCTACGGTCCTCGCTGTCACTTTATCCACAATGCAGAGGAGCGCCgtggaccccctccctccccctcatcctgctcctcctactctcctctctccaatAAGTTGGAGCGTCCTCGTCTGCAGCACAGCTACAGCTTCGCAGGGTTCCCCAGCTCTGGGGGACTGAGAGGAGGGGACAGCCCAACCTCAGTCACCCCTCCACCTATGTTCTCCCCAGACGATATGCCTGAGTGGCCGAGCTCCAACCTCTTCACGTACTCCAGTCAGGAGCTGGCCAATCTGTTCGGCCCCAGCCTTGGATCCGGAGGCCCCGTGGGGACTGATCCCAAAGCCCCTGCACCCCCGTCCCAGAACAACACCCCCTACTTCTTCAGGCCCATGTCGGAGTCCCCCACCCAGATGTTTGCATCTCCGTCCAGCCCGCCCCAGGACTCTCTGTCGGACCAGGACGGGTACCAGAGCAGCTCGGGGGGCAGTCTCAGTGGGTCAGAATCCCCCAGCCTGGATGCCAACAGACGCCTCCCAATCTTCAGCCGCCTCTCCGTCTCTGACGACTAG